DNA from Kitasatospora acidiphila:
GCACCGGCGTGGTGCGGCCCTGCAGCGGGAAGCCGATCGGCACGGTGCGGGCGCCGGTGGCGGCCGACAGGTAGGCGCCGACCGCCGCGACCAGGCCGATCGGCCAGCTGCTGCGGGCGTCCCGGGAGACCCGCTTGAGGTCTTCCAGCACCTCGGCCGGCACCGCGGCGCCGCTGCGCCGCAGCCGGGCGGTGGCGGCGGCGGTGCGGGCGGTCAGGCTGACCGGTTCGACCCGGCGGGCCATCCGGGCCTGCCAGAACTCCCGGGCCCTGGTGAACTTGTCGGACGAGCGGTAGCCGGTCTCCTCGGCGATGAAGTCGGCCAGCCCGGCGAAGGTCGGCGGACCGTGGTCGGCACCGGCGACCAGCGCGCTGTAGACGGCGGCCAGCCGGTGGGTGTAGATCCGGCCGCCGGCGCCGTCGCTGATGATGTGGTGGTTGCGGTTGAAGTAGATGAAGTGGTCGTCGGCGAGCCGGAACAGCGCGTCGCTGAAGTGCGGCCCGTCGGCCAGGTCGAAGGGCCGCTCCAGCCGGTCGTCCATGATCCGCACCGCCTCGTCCCGGGCGTCCGCGCGCCCGGTCAGGTCGATGCGCTCCAGCTGGATGCGGGCCGCGACGACGTACTGCCAGACCCCGTCGTCGTCCTCGCGGAACCGCACCCGGGCGCTCTCCTGCTCCTCCAGGGTGATGGTGAGCGCCCGCTCGAAGTTTTCCTCGTCCACCGGCCCGTGGATCTCCAGGTACTCGCTGACCTGGAAGACGTTGTCCGGGTTCAGCTTCTGTGCGTACCAGACGCCCAGCTGGGCGGCGGTGAGCGGCTGACGGTCGGCCATGGACCAAGGCATGTGGGTGTCTCCGAGGCTGCTGGTGGCGGCTGGACGGGTGGTGCGAGTGTCCGGCGGCCCCCTACGGGAGCCAGCGGCGCAGCACGAGGACGGCGTTGTGGCCGCCGAACCCGAAGGAGTTGCTCATCACGGTGTCGACCTGGTGGCGCTGGGCGGTGTGGGCGACGAAGTTGACCGAGGGGTCGATCGGCCGGTGGCAGTTGATGGTCGGCGGGACCACCCCGTGGTTGATCACCAGACCGCCGATCACGGCCTCCACGGCACCTGCGGCACCGATCATGTGACCGGTCATCGACTTGGTGGAGCTGACCGGGATCCGCTCGATCCGGTCGCCGAACTCGGCGCGCAGCGAGGCGAGTTCGGTCTTGTCGTTGAGCTGGGTGCCGGTCCCGTGGGCGTTCACGTAGTCCACGTCCGCCGGGGTCAGCCCGGCGTCCGCCAGCGCCTCGCGGATCGCCCGGCGAGTGGAGACGCCCTCGGGGTGCGGCGCCGTCCAGTGGTAGGCGTCCGAGGTGGCGGCGTAGCCGGCCAGCTCGGCCAGGATGGTCGCGCCGCGGGCCAGCGCGTGCTCCTGGGACTCCAGCACCAGCATGCCGGCGCCGGCCGCCATCACGAAGCCCGCCCGGTCCTCGTCGAACGGCCGGGAGGCCTCGGTGGGGTCGCCCTCCCGGGCGCTCAGTGCCTTGGCGTTGCCGCTGCCTGCCAGGTCGACCCGGGTGATGATGTCGTCCGCGCCGCCGGTGATCACCACGTCGCAGACGCCGGCCCGGATCCACCGCAGCGACTCGCCGATCGCGTCGGCGCCCGAGGCGCAGGCGCTGCTGGAGGCCCGCGAGGGGCCCATCGCGCCGGTGGCGAGGGTGATCTCCCCGGCCGCGCTGTCGATCGCGCCGGTCACCGCCGCCATCGGGGAGACCGCCCGCGGGCCCTTGGCGTCCAGCTCGCGGACGTGGTCGGCGAGCGACTTCATCGGTCCGTAGCCGCTGCCGACCAGCACGCCGACCCGGTGCGCGTTCTGCTGGTCGATCGTCAACTTGGAGTGCTCCAGCGCCTCCTGGGCGGCGACCAGGGCGTACCGGGCGTACGGGTCGGTGCGGCGGGCCACCTTGTACGGCAGGTGGGCGGACACGTCGAAGCCCTTGACCTCGCCGGCGATCCGCACCGGCAGGTCGGCCGCCTCGATCTGGGTGACCGGCCCGATGCCGCTGCGGCCCGCCTGCAGCGCCTCCCAGGTGTCGGCCACGTCGTGGCCAAGCGGGGTGACCAAGCCCCAGCCGGTGATGACGACCCGGCGCCGGGCCGGGACGGGGCTGCGCGAGTCCATCACTCGCTCCCTTCGGTTGCGTCGAGCGCGGGCAGCAGCGGGAAGTCGCCGCCGGCCTGGGCCCCGGCGAACAGCGCGTCGGTCAGCTCGACCGGCACGTTGAGCACCACCGGGTGGCCCGACTGGCAGAGCTTCCAAGCCTGTTCGAGGTCGCCCCGGAGCGTGGTCCGGTCGTCGAGGGTGAACTGGTGCAGGCCCGGCAGCTCGCGGGCGCCGGGGCCGGGGACGGTCGGGTCGGCGAACCGGTAGTCGGGCAGCGGGGTGACCCGCTGGTCCAGCTGGCTCTGCAGCCAGCCGTAGCCGCCGTTGCGCAGCACCAGGTAGAGCACGCCGAGCCGGTGCTCGATCAGGGTCGGCAGGTCGGCGTCGAAGAGGGCGAAGGCGCCGTCGCCGACCAGGGCCACCACCGGCCGCTCGGGTGCCGCGGCCTTGACCCCGGCCGCGGCTGCCGCCCCGAAGCCGAGGCTGGTCTGCTCGGACGGCACCACCGAGCCGGCCGCCGCGCCGACCTGGTGCAGCGGGTAGCGGTAGGACCACATGTCCTGCAGCCCGTTCTCCTGCACCAGCACCAGGTCGTCGGGCAGCACCTCGGCGAGCGCGGCCAGCACCTCGGGGATCCGCAGCCGGGGCTCGGCGGCCAGATCGGCCAGCCGCTCGCGGTGCTCGCGGTGCAGTTCGGTGTGGACCGCGGCGGCCCGGGCGGCCCAGTCGGCGGCGCCGGCCGGGCGCGGGATCGGCGCGGCCAGCTCGCCGGCCAGCAGCGCCCCGGCCTCGGCCAGCACCTTGGGGCCGGCGTAGTCGGTGTGGAACTCGCCCGCGTCCAGGTTGACCTGGATCACCGGCACTTCGCGGCCGATCGCCGCCGGCCAGCCGTAGGTCGCGGTCTCCTCCAGCCTGCTGCCCAGGGCCAGCACGCAGTCGGCGCGGCGCCACAACTCGGCTGCCGCCTCCGGGAGGTAGAGACCGGCCAGGCCGCAGAAGAGCGGGTGCGACTCGTCGAAGGCGCCGCGTCCGCTGGCGGTGCAGAACACCGCCGCGCCCAGCCGGTCGGCCAGCTCCTCCAGGGCCCGGCCGTGGTTGGCGTGCCGCATGCCGCCGCCGACCAGCAGCAGCGGGCGGGCGGCGCCGGCCAGGGTGCGGCGGGCCGGGGAGTCGTCGGCCAGGGTCAGCCGGGCCGGGCGCAGCGCGGTCTCCCAGCTCGGCTCGGTGGCGGGCCGCAGCGGGATCTCGGCGCCGAGCAGGTGGTCGGGCAGCTCCAGGTAGACCGGCCCCGGCACGCCCTCCCGGGCGGTCAGCAGGGCGCTGCGCAGCATCGGCACCAGCCGGCTCGGCGCGTCCACCCGGGCCGCCCACTTGACCAGCGGGGCGACCACCGAGAGCTGGTCCAGCTCCTGGAAGGCGGCGGCGCCGCGCTGCTCGACCGCGGTGCCCGCCGACAGCATCACCACCGGCACGGCGGAGCAGCGGGCCTCCAGCAGACCGGTGACGGTGTTGGTGACGGCCGGGCCCTTGCCGGTGAAGGCGATGCCGGTGCGGCCGGACTGCAGGGCGTAGCCGGTGGCCATGTGGAGTGCGTTGCGCTGGTCCCGGCAGAGCACCAGGCTCAGGTCGCCGTCCTGCAGGGCGGCCAGCAGGTCGAGGTCGTCGGCGGGCAGGCCGAAGGCGTCCTGGACGCCGTGCTCGCCGAGCACCGAGACGACGGCTCGCCAGCAGCCGGTCACGGTGGGGCCGTTCGGCGCCGTGGTGTCCGGGGCGGTCATGCGGCACCTCCCGACAGCCGGGGGCCCAGGTGGTCGGCGACCGCCTTGGAGATCAGCAGCGGCTCGGTGTGCCGGACGCCGCCGACCGCCGCGTAGTTGGCCCGGACGCCGCGGCCGCCGAACGGCTCGTTGCCGTTCTCGATGTCCGCGACGGTCGCGTTGAGGCTCACCGTGTGGCGCCTGCGCAGCAGTTCGATCAGCTCCGGCTCGTCGCCGTAGACGGTGGCCGCCATCGCCCGCTCCTCGAAGTACTGGTGGCGCAGCGTCCGGTGGAGCCATTCGCCGCTGGTGTACGGCACCACGTTGAAGATCGGTGCGAACAGCTCCGGCGGGTTGGTCGCGCTCTCCACCGGGCGGACCAGGACGGTGGGGGCCAGGTGGCTCTCCGTCAGGTCGGCCCGGCCGCCGACCAGGATGAACGACCGGTTGTCCATCAGGTGCGAGATGGCGTCCTCGAAGGCGTCCAGGTAGTACATCGAGCCGTAGTCGGCGGTCGGGTCCTCGTAGCGGCCGTGCTTGAGCGAGCGCACCCGGCGGCTGAGCAGGTTGCAGAACTGCGAGCTGAGCGAGGTGTGGACGAAGTAGACGTCCGGACCGAAGCAGTCCTGGCCGGAGTTGAGCATCCGGGCCCGGATCGCGCCGTCCACGGCGTCGCCGAGGTCGGCGCCGGGGCCGACCACGAACGGGTTGACGCCCTGGCCGAAGTAGAGGAACAGCTGGTCCTTGCGCAGCTGCGGGCGGATCTTCTCGGCGTTCTCGAACGAACCGGTGAACACCAGCACCTGGGAGTCGGCGACGTCGTTCTCCAGGAAGTCCCGCTGGCCGGTCTGCCGCAGCCGGATCGGCAGTCGGTGCGCCTCGCCGAGCAGCTTGTGCAGCCGCTCCAGCTGGCTGTCGATCCGGCCGGACGGGCGGAACACCAGGCGCTCGGTGTAGAGGGACGGGATCAGCAGGTAGAGCACGTAGCTGTAGAGCGGGATGTTCGAGGGCATCAGCACGGCCAGCTGGTCGAGCCGCGGCGGCCGGAACCCGGTCACCTCCTGCTCGGCACCCGCCAGCGCGGCCAGCGCGACCTCGATCTCCCCGGCGGCGGTTTTGTGGTTGCAGCTCTCGTAAAGGACCTGGAGGACTTCCTCGCGGCGATCGACGAGGATGTCCGCAACATTGTGCAGGCCGGTCATCCGATCCGCAAAGGGAATGTGGTACGGCGTCTCGACCGGCGTTTCAGCGACGATCTGGGTCACTGGAGTTATCCTTTCCTGCCGTCTCGTGCGACCGCGGACTCCGCCAATCGCTGCAGCGACTGGCGGTCGACTTTCCCGGTTCTGTTGAGCGGGAATTCCGGAAGGACCACCACCCGGTTGGGCCGCTCGTGGTCGGCGAGGTGCTCGGCCACCGCGGCACGCCAGTGCGCCACCGGGCGCTCGGCCTGGTCGGCGACGAAGAAGACCAGCTGGGCCCGGCTCGGCACGCCGTCGGGGAAGACCGGGATCACCCGGACCGGCGCCCCGCAGGCGCTGGCCCGGTCGGCGATGCCGTCCGGGTAGAGGGTGTGCCCGAGGCGGTGCACCGCCGAGCGGCGGCCCAGCACGGTGAGGTTGCCGACCGCGTCGAACCGGCCGATGTCATCGGTGCGGTAGTCGGTGTGGTCCACCGGCAGCACCTCGCCGCCGGGGCCGAGCAGGCCGGTCATGTAGTCCGGGGTGCGGACCACGATCTCGCCGACGGTGCCGGGCCCGACCGGCAGGCCGGCGTCGTCCACCACCCGCACCGAGAGGCCGTCCAGCGGGCGCCCGCAGCCGACCGGGTCCGGCAGCACGGCCAGCGCGATGTTCCCGGCCTCGCTGCTGCCGTAGCCGTCCAGCAGCGGCTGCCCGATCCGGTCGGCGAACCGCCGGCTCAGCTCCCGCCCGAGCGGCTCGCCCCCGACGCACCACATCCGCACCGTGCTCAGCCCGTCCTGGCCGGCCCGGCCGCTGTCCAGCATGTTGAGCAGCGTGTGGTAGGTGGCCGGCACCGCGTCCACCACGGTGACGCCGTGCGCGGCGATCGCGGCCAGCGCCGAGTCCACCCGCTGGCTGCTGGTCTGCAGCGCCAGCGAGCAGCCGGCGGTCTGCCAGAGCAGCAGCATCGACAGGCCGTACTGGTGGGTGAAGGGCAGCAGCGGCAGCAGCACGTCGTCGGGCCGGTAGCCCATCCGGGTGCGGGTCCGCTCGGTGTTGCCGCGGACCGAGGCGCCGGAGCGCACGATGCCCTTGGGGGTGCCGGTGCTGCCGGAGCTCCAGACGATCAGGCCGTCCGGGCGGGCGAACCAGGGCGCGAACCGGGCCAGCCGATCGCCGGTCACCGCGCCGTCCGGGGCCTCGGCGGCCTCCTTCAGGGCCGTGGTGCACAGGTCGGCCAGGGTCAGCTGCGCCGCGGGCGTGGTGCCGGGCGGCAGCGGATCGTCGGTGAGCAGCCGCCCGGCTCCGGCGTCGGTGAGCAGTCGGGCCTGCTCGGCGGCCGGAGTGCGGCGGTCGACCAGGGCGATCGACACCCCGATTTCCATCAGTGCGAATAGCACCAGGACGAATTCGGCGGTATTGGCACCGGTGAGCACCACACGGTCGCCCGGTCCGATTCCGCGCAGTCGAAGTTCCCGTCCGACGGTCGTTATCGCGCCGTCCAGCGCGGCCGACGACAGGCGCCGTCCGTCAGTATTGATGAGCATCCCCACAGGACCCCCGGGCCGACTGGATTTGTCTTCGCCAGCGAGGGTACGGAGCGGACTACACGTGATCTATATCCGCGTGACGGACCCGGACCGCCGCATTTACCCAGGACACATAGTTCGGATATAGCAGCCTGCCCAGACTGCTGGTTCCAGCGGCCGCGACTGCCTCCCTCCGGTCGCCGGCCGCCGCCTGTCCCACCGGAACCCATCGAACGGACGTGTTCATGACCCAGATCGACACGGTGGCCGCACCGGCGGCGCTGGTACTGAGCGAGGCGGAGCGCCGGCAGACCGGCGAGCTGGCCGACCGGCTCGCCCGCACCGAGCCGGCCCGCACCGACGACCCGCGGTGGCTGGCCGCCGTCCGCGACGCCTCCGCCGAGCTGCCGGCCCGGCTGCTGGTCGAACTGCGCCGGTTCCGCCACGACGCCGGCCCCGACGCGGTGCTGCTGGTCCGCAACCTGCCGGTGGCTCCGGCCGACGGCGGCCGCGAACTGCCGCCCACCCCGACCCAACCGGGGTCGGTGGAGCGGGTCGCCGGCACCGCCGCCGCGGTGATCACCGCGGCGATGCTGCAGCTCGGCGAGGTGGTGGCGTTCCGCAACGAGAAGACCGGCGCGCTGGTGCAGAACGTGGTGCCGGTGCCGGGCCAGGAGGCGCTCCAGAGCAACGCCGGATCGGTGCTGCTCGAGATGCACAACGAGAACGCCTTCCACCCCAACCGCCCGGACTACGTAGGCCTGTTCTGCGTCCGCGAGGACCCCACCGGGCAGGCCAGGCTGAGCACCGCCTCGGTGCGGCGGGCGCTGCCGCTGCTGTCCGGGCGCAGCCGCCGGGTGCTCGGCGAGGAGCGCTACCTCACCGAGGCGCCGCCCTCCTTCGAGGGCCGGGAGGGCATGGTGCCGGCCCATGCGGTGCTGCGCGGCGCCGCCGAGGACCCGGACATCCTGGTGGACTTCTCGGCCACCCACCCGCTGGACGACGAGGCCCGCGGGGCGATGGCCGAACTGCGGGCGGCCCTGGTGCGGGTGACCTCGGCGCTGGCGCTGGGCGCGGGCGACCTGGCGGTGGTGGACAACCGGCTCGCGGTGCACGGCCGCACGCCGTTCACCCCGCGCTACGACGGCACCGACCGCTGGCTGCACCGGGTCTACGCCTCGCTGGACCACCGGCGGTCCCGGGCGGTCCGGGCCGGGGCCGGCGCGGTCCTCGACTGAGCCGGGCCCACGGCTGCGGCCGGACCCGCCCGGGGTCCGGCCGCCTCGCTGCTGCTCCAGTGCTTCAGCCCACCGCGCCGGGCAGGAAGTCCGCGACCCGCACGCCGAGTTGCTCGGCGCCGGCCCGGTCGCGCACCCACCGGGCGAGCGCCAGGTCGAGCACCCCGAGGCCGAACGGCGAGAACACCACCCGGCGTCCGGGCAGCCGCCGGAACGGGGACCCGGAACGCAGCAGCGTGCCGAGCTCGGCGTCCACGAACTCCCGCCCGCCGGTCTCCAGTTCGGCCAGGTGCAGCGAGGTCCGCTCGCGGCAGACGTGATCGGTGTCGTCCACCACGTTCTGCGCCTCCAGGACCGCCTGCACGGTCAGGTCGCGCAGCGAGACGTGCAGCACGGTGGCGTCCGGCCGGCAGGCCGTCAGGTCCATGTGCGGGGCGCCGGCGGTGGTGGCCAGGGCGACCAGCGAGTGCGTCCGCAGCGCGGCGGCGGCGCTGTCGGCGACCGTCACGGTCAGCCCTTGCAGGGCCGCTTCGGCGCGCCGGGCGAAGTCCTTGGCCCGCCCGGCGTCCAGGTCGTAGACGGTGGCGGTGCGCACCGAGGGCAGCCGGGCGGCGGTGAACCGCAGCACCTCCAGGTTGATCGGACCGAGCCCGATCATGGCGATCCCGTCGGGCTCGGGGTCGGCGGTCAGCAGGCCGGCCGCCAGCGCGGCCGAGGCGGCGGTGCGCTTGGCGGAGATCAGCGAGGCCTCGATGAAGGCCTCCGGACGGCCGTCCACCGTCGAGTTGAGCACCAGGGCGGCGCTGGCCCGCTCGATGCCGCGGGCCAGGTTGCCGGGGAAGCTGGCGATCCACTTCATCCCGGCCACCGGCTCGGCGCCGCCGAGGTACGCGGGCAGGCCGATGATCCGGTCGGTGGGCTGGTCTGGGAAGCGCAGGAACACCGAGTGCGGCAGCGCGCTGCGGCCCTCGTCGTGCAGCCGGTACGCCTCGGCGACCAACTCCAGGATGTCCTGCTCGCGCCCCTGGAGCAGGGCGCGCACCTCGTTGTGGCCGACTATCAGCACTGAGCGCTCACTTTCCGGTCCGGTTCGGGGGTCGGACTCGGCCCCTTCCACAGGTGGGCGACCTCACCGAAGTGGTCGCGGACCCAGTCGTCGTCGTAGATGGTGTCCAGGTAGCGGTCGCCGCCGTCGGGCAGGATCAGCACGCAGGTGGCGCCGGCCGGCAGCTCGCCGGCGATCCGCTCCAGCGCGGCGACCACCGCGCCGGAGGAGCCGCCGGCCAGCACCGCCTCGCGCTGCGCCAGCAGCCGGCAGCCCACCACGCAGTCCAGGTCGCTCACGTGCAGCACCCGGTCGGCGTCCGCGGCGTTCAGCAACTGCGGTACCACCGAGGTGCCGTGACCGGGGATCAGGCGCCGGCAGGCGACCGGCGAGCCGAACAGGGCGCTGCCGATCGCGTCCACCGCGACCAGGGTGGTGGGCAGTTCGCGGCGCCGGATGTACTCGGCGCAGCCGCCCAGGGTGCCGCTGGTGCCGGCGGCCACCAGCAGGTAGTCGATCCGGCCGTCCAGCTCCCGGTCGATCTCCGCCATGGTGGTGAGGTGGGCCCGCGGGTTGAGCGGGTTGGCGTACTGGTCGGGGCAGTAGGAGTCCGGGGTCTCGGCGAGCAGCCGGGCCACCAGGTCCAGCCGGGCGGGCAGCAGCTCCCCGGTGGCCGGGTCGGGCTCGGTGACCACCCGCACGTCGGCTCCGTAGGCCCGCAGGATCGCCAGGTTCTGCGGGGTGGTGCGGGCGTCGACGACGCAGATGAAGCGCAGCCCGAAGTAGCCGCAGATCTGGGCCAGTCCGATGGCCAGGTTCCCGGAACTGGACTCGATCACCGTGGACCGGCCCGGCACCAGCCGACCGTCCTGGATGCGCTCCAGCAGCATGCTGAGTGCCGAACGGTCCTTGATGCTGCCGCCCGGGTTGAACCGCTCCACCTTGGCGAACACTCGGACGGGAAAGCCGGGTACCAGCCGCTCCAGCTCGATGAGCGGGGTGCCGCCCACCGTCGAGAGGATGCCTTTCAGCCCTGCCGACACGGCTCTCCCTTCGCCGTCGGAGGGCGTGGCCCCCGACCACCGGTCTCATTCCGCAGGGAGTGTCCCGGGCCCGGCTATCGGCGATCTATACCTGCCGACCGCGTCCACCGGGCCGTGTAGAGACCGTGTAGGCGAGCCGGCTGTACTGGCCGGCGACGGCGACTAGCCGTCGATCCGCGAGCCCTGGACCGCCCCGGCCGGCGCCTTCTTGGGCCACAGCAGATAGGTGAGGGCGATCACGCCGTGGATGCCGACCGTGCGGAGCGCGACCAGCTGCCACAGCCGCAGCGGGCCCGCGGCCGGGGTGCCGCTGCCCACGTAGAAGACCGCCAGTTGCAGCAGCCCGCAGGCCACCGCCCCGGCGAGCAGCGAGCGCAGCCACAGCTTGCCCTCGTGCTTGGCCCGCGGCATCCCGTACTTGGGCGGCTTCGGCGGCTTGGGCGCACCGGCCAGCCGGTGCGCGGCGTGCCCGTCCAACCAGCGGATGGTGTAGTGCCCGTAGGCCACCGTGAAGCCGATGTAGAGCGCGGCCAGTCCGTGCTCCCAGCTGGGTTTGGCCCCATTGCGCAGGTCCACCGCGGTCGCGATCAGCAGCACGACCTCCAGCAGCGGCTCGCAGAGCAGCACCGCGACGCTGGTGCGGCGCAGCTTCAGCAGGTAGCGCACGGCCAGTCCGGCGGCCAGCAGCACCCAGAAGCTGACCTCGCAGATGATGATGAGGGTGACGATCACGTCGTGCTCCTTCTTCCGCTCGCCCTGCCATCGTGGCATCCGCGCAGGTGCGGGGCGTCGTCGTCGGAGAGGACCCGGGGGTGCATCTTTCGATGTACGCGGCGGTGCCGGGAGATGGGCAGGGCCGCGCCGAACACCCCGTGGTGGAATGGTGGCATGGTACCGGCTGCTCCCCGACCGCACCGTGATGATCTGTCAATCGCCTTTCTGGGCCTGGCCGGTGGGCTGGTGCTCTGGTCCGCGGGACTGCAGACGCAGCTCGGGCGCCCGCTGCACGGGGCCTGGGCGCTGCTGCCGCTGACCGTGACCGCGGGCCTGGAGGTGCTGCGCCGGGCCCGGCCGGTGCTGGCGCTGTCGCTGGGCACCCTGGCGCTGGCCGGCGACCAGCTGACCAGCGGCAGCCTGGCCACCGTGCTGATGTTCACCGACCTGGTGTACGCGGCGGTGCTCTACGCCGGCCCGGCGGCGGCCCAGCGGATCCCGGTCGGCGCGGGCCTGCTCACCGCGACCGCCACGATGGGCTTCCTCGCCTGGTACCGCCGCCCGGAGGCGATCTTCATCGGGGTGGTGATCGGGCTGGTCACCCTCGGCCCGGCGACCACCGGGGCGCTGGTCCGCAACCACCGGGAGGCCGCCGAGGCGGCCCGGCGGCACGCCGCGCAGAGCATCAGGCTGGCCGAGATGGACCGCGCCCAGGCCGTCACCGCCGAGCGCACCCGGATGGCCCGCGAGCTGCACGACATGGTCGCCAACCGGCTCACCGCGATCGCCATCCACTCCACCGCGGCGCTCTCGCTGGACGACCGGGCCGGCGAGAGCGCCACCGAGTCGCTCACGGTGATCCGGGAGAACAGCGTCGAGGGCCTGGCCGAGATGCGGCGGCTGATCGGGCTGCTCCGGGACGGCAGCGGCGAGGCCGAGCCGGCCGCGGTGCCCACCCTGGACAGCCTGGGCGCGCTGGTCGAGGGTGCCAGGGCGAACGGCCTGGACGCCGTGCTGGAGGACGCCCGCCCGCCGGAGGCGGAGGTGCCCGCGCCGGTGGAGCTCGCCGCCTACCGGATCACCCAGGAGTCGCTGACCAATGCGCTCAAGCACGCCGGCCAGGGCCGGGTCACGGTCCGGCTCACCCTGCGGGACGGGGCGCTCACGGTGCGGGTGACCAGCCCGTTCGCCGATGTGCCGCCCCGGGCCCCCGGCTCGGGCGCCGGCCTGATCGGCATGGAGGAGCGCGCCGCCCTGCTGCGCGGCACCTTCCGGGCCGGCCCGCTGGTCACCCCGACCGGCAGGTGCTGGCAGGTGCTGGCCACGCTGCCGACCGTGCGCCCCCGGTCGGCCCACCCCGAGGAGGGAGCAGCATGACCATCCGCGTCGTCGTCGCCGAGGACCAGTCGGCGGTCCGCGCCGGCCTGGTCCTGATCCTGCGCACCGCGCCCGACATCGAGGTGGTCGGCGAGGCCGCCGACGGCGAGCAGGCGGTGGCGCTGGCCCGCACGCTCCGTCCCGACCTGGTCCTGATGGACATCCGGATGCCGCGGCTGGACGGGGTGTCGGCCACCCGCGCGGTGGTCGGCGAGGGGCTCGCCCGGGTGCTGGTGCTGACCACCTTCGACCTGGACGAGTACGTCTACGGCGCGCTGCGGGCCGGTGCCTCGGGCTTCCTGCTGAAGAACATCGACGCGGACGGCCTGGTCGGCGCGGTCCGCGCGGTCGCGGCCGGCGACAGCCTGATCGCGCCCAACCTGGCCTGGCGGCTGATCGCGGAGTTCGCCAACACCCGTGGCGCCAAGGGGGACCGGCTGGCCGCCCCGACCGCGCTGGAGTCGCTCACGCCGCGCGAGCGGGAGGTGCTCTCCTGCCTCGGCGAGGGTCTGTCGAACGCCGAGATCTCGGCTCGGCTGCGGCTGGCGGAGACCACCGTGAAGACCCACGTCAGCCGCCTGCTCGGCAAGCTCGATCTCCGCAGCCGGGCCCAGGCCGCCGTTCTGGTACGCGAGTTGGAGGGATGACAGTGCACCGCTCGGTCTTCGTCACCGGGGGCAACCGGGGCATCGGGCTGGCCACCGCGCGGGCCTTCGCCGAGCTCGGCGACCGGGTCGCGATCACCTACCGCTCGGGGGAGCCGCCGGCCGGCTTCACCGCCGCGGGCGGCCTGGCGGTCCGCTGCGACGTCACCGACCCGGAGCAGCTGGAGCAGGCCTACCAGCTGATCGAGGAGCGGCACGGACCGGTGGAGGTGCTGGTGGCCAACGCCGGGATCACCCGGGACGCCCTGCTGCTGCGGATGTCCGACGAAGAGCTGGCCGCGGTGCTGGACGCCAATCTGACCGGCGTCTTCCGCACCGTGCGGCGGGCCCTGCGCCCCATGGTGCGGGCCCGGCAGGGCCGGATCGTGCTGGTCTCCTCGGTGGTGGCGCTGCACGGCGCGGCCGGGCAGACCAACTACGCCGCCAGCAAGGCCGCCCTGGTCGGACTGGCCCGCTCGCTGGTCCGCGAGCTGGGTCCGCGCGGGATCACCTGCAACGTGGTCGCGCCGGGGCTGGTCGACACCGACATGACCGGGGCGCTGCCGGACGCCCAGCGGGCCGCGATGATCGACGGGATCCCGCTGGGCCGCTCGGCCCGGCCCGAGGAGATAGCCGGCGTGATCCGGTTCCTCGCCTCCGCCCGGGCCGGCTACCTCACCGGCGCCGTCATCCCGGTGGACGGGGGCTCCGGGCTCGGCTTCTGACGCAGCGTCAGTTACCTGCCAGCCTTCCGAGGGCGCGCAGGCCGGCGAGGACCTCCTCGGCGGTCGGGGCGCCCTCCGGGTCCATCAGCCACTGGGTGAACATGCCGACGAGCAGCGCGTTCTGGACGGCGCCCACGGTGCGCGCCGCGCTCTCGTCGACGGTCTCCTCCGGCACCTTGAGCAGGGCGGCGGCGAGCCCTCGGCGGCCCTGGCGCTGCGCGTCCAGCAGCAGCTCCCGC
Protein-coding regions in this window:
- the sbnB gene encoding 2,3-diaminopropionate biosynthesis protein SbnB; this translates as MLIVGHNEVRALLQGREQDILELVAEAYRLHDEGRSALPHSVFLRFPDQPTDRIIGLPAYLGGAEPVAGMKWIASFPGNLARGIERASAALVLNSTVDGRPEAFIEASLISAKRTAASAALAAGLLTADPEPDGIAMIGLGPINLEVLRFTAARLPSVRTATVYDLDAGRAKDFARRAEAALQGLTVTVADSAAAALRTHSLVALATTAGAPHMDLTACRPDATVLHVSLRDLTVQAVLEAQNVVDDTDHVCRERTSLHLAELETGGREFVDAELGTLLRSGSPFRRLPGRRVVFSPFGLGVLDLALARWVRDRAGAEQLGVRVADFLPGAVG
- the sbnA gene encoding 2,3-diaminopropionate biosynthesis protein SbnA — translated: MSAGLKGILSTVGGTPLIELERLVPGFPVRVFAKVERFNPGGSIKDRSALSMLLERIQDGRLVPGRSTVIESSSGNLAIGLAQICGYFGLRFICVVDARTTPQNLAILRAYGADVRVVTEPDPATGELLPARLDLVARLLAETPDSYCPDQYANPLNPRAHLTTMAEIDRELDGRIDYLLVAAGTSGTLGGCAEYIRRRELPTTLVAVDAIGSALFGSPVACRRLIPGHGTSVVPQLLNAADADRVLHVSDLDCVVGCRLLAQREAVLAGGSSGAVVAALERIAGELPAGATCVLILPDGGDRYLDTIYDDDWVRDHFGEVAHLWKGPSPTPEPDRKVSAQC
- a CDS encoding sensor histidine kinase, coding for MVPAAPRPHRDDLSIAFLGLAGGLVLWSAGLQTQLGRPLHGAWALLPLTVTAGLEVLRRARPVLALSLGTLALAGDQLTSGSLATVLMFTDLVYAAVLYAGPAAAQRIPVGAGLLTATATMGFLAWYRRPEAIFIGVVIGLVTLGPATTGALVRNHREAAEAARRHAAQSIRLAEMDRAQAVTAERTRMARELHDMVANRLTAIAIHSTAALSLDDRAGESATESLTVIRENSVEGLAEMRRLIGLLRDGSGEAEPAAVPTLDSLGALVEGARANGLDAVLEDARPPEAEVPAPVELAAYRITQESLTNALKHAGQGRVTVRLTLRDGALTVRVTSPFADVPPRAPGSGAGLIGMEERAALLRGTFRAGPLVTPTGRCWQVLATLPTVRPRSAHPEEGAA
- a CDS encoding response regulator; amino-acid sequence: MTIRVVVAEDQSAVRAGLVLILRTAPDIEVVGEAADGEQAVALARTLRPDLVLMDIRMPRLDGVSATRAVVGEGLARVLVLTTFDLDEYVYGALRAGASGFLLKNIDADGLVGAVRAVAAGDSLIAPNLAWRLIAEFANTRGAKGDRLAAPTALESLTPREREVLSCLGEGLSNAEISARLRLAETTVKTHVSRLLGKLDLRSRAQAAVLVRELEG
- the fabG gene encoding 3-oxoacyl-ACP reductase FabG, with the translated sequence MHRSVFVTGGNRGIGLATARAFAELGDRVAITYRSGEPPAGFTAAGGLAVRCDVTDPEQLEQAYQLIEERHGPVEVLVANAGITRDALLLRMSDEELAAVLDANLTGVFRTVRRALRPMVRARQGRIVLVSSVVALHGAAGQTNYAASKAALVGLARSLVRELGPRGITCNVVAPGLVDTDMTGALPDAQRAAMIDGIPLGRSARPEEIAGVIRFLASARAGYLTGAVIPVDGGSGLGF